In the Candidatus Deferrimicrobiaceae bacterium genome, GGGTGGTTCTTCCTTTTCGGGGCGATCCGGGGAGGCAGGATGGTGGCCGGGCCCCGGGAGGCGACCCTCCCCCCGGACCCGGTCTGGCAGGAGTTCACCGATCCGTTCGAGATCGTGGGGATGGGAAGCATCGCCGCAGGCGACGGCCCGCCCTCGATCCACCTGCACTCCTCCCTCGGGAGGGGAAAAGAGGTCCTGACCGGGTGCATCCGGAAGGAGGGCGAGGTGTTCATCGTGATCGAAGCGATGATCCTCGAGATTTCAGGCATTCGCACCGCGAGATCCCTTGACGAGCGATCCGGGCTGGAGCTTCTGACCCTTGAGTAGCGGATTCGCCGTCCGGCCCCTGCGAAGCGGCAGTTCCGGGAACCTCATGATCGTCGAGCACGCGGGCACGGTCCTGCTGGTGGATGCCGGTCTTCCCTCGCAGCGGGGACTCGTCCAGGCGCTCTCCGAGGGCGGGTACACGTGGGAGGACATCGACGCCGTCCTGGTCTCCCATCTCCACGGGGACCACATCCACCCATCCGCCGTCGCCTGCTGCGCCCGCCACGAGGTGCCGATCCTCCTGCACGAGGAGAACGTCCGGCCGTTTTCCCGGCGGATCCTTCCCCGGTCCGCCCTGTCGGGCCCGGTCTGCACCTTCGACTCGACGGAGTTCGCCGTCGGGGCCATACGCGTCCGCCCGTTCCCGGTCCCCCACGACGCCGTAGGGGTGACCTGCGGCTTTCTTTTCACCGGCCGCGGGGCGGGCAGGGAGATCCGCGTCGCCGTCGCCACCGACCTGGGCCACGGCGGGAACGGCCTCTTCGAGGAATTCGTCGACAGCGACCTCATCCTGATCGAGTCGAACTACGACCCGGGAATGCTCGCGGCGAGCTCCCGCATGGACCGCACGAGGGTGGATTCCGAAGTGGGGCACCTGTCCAACGAGCAGGCGGGGAAGTTCCTCGCGCGGGTGATGCTCGAAAGCCGGACTCTTCCGCAGGCGGTCGTCCTGTGCCACCTGAGCGCCGACCACAACACCCCCGGGAAGGCGGTCGGAGCGGTCCGGGAGATCCTCACCCGCTATGGGTTCGGCCGCGTTCCCGTTCACGCCGCACGAAGGCACGGCCCCTCGCCGCGGTTCTTGGCGGTGGATATGCCAAGGCGTTGAATATATACTCGGAGAAGAACGTTTCATTGGTTACGAGGGGGTTCCCGATGAGGAAGATCCTGTGCGTAGGCGTCGCTTGGGCATTCCTTTGGGCGGTCCTTCCAGGCTGCGCCGGCGTGGATCAGACCGTCCGCGACAACCCGAAGACGACCATCGGTGCCGGAACGGGCGTCCTGGGGGGCGCCGTCGTCGGGGGGCTCATCGGGGGGAAACGGGGCGCGTTGATCGGCGGTCTCCTCGGGGGGCTGACCGGCGGCGCGATCGGGCACTACCTCGACCAGCAGGAGAAAGACCTCGCGCAGACCAGCCAGGAGTACCGCTATTCGCCCTCCCAGGGGACCCAGCTCAGGATCGAAACGGTCCGGGCCAACCCCACCGCCCTCTCCCCCGGGGAGACGGTGAACATCAACCTGACCTACGCCGTCCTTACCCCCACCGCCGACACGCAGATCCTCGTCCGGGAGAACCGGGAGATCTTCCTGAACGGCAACTCCGTCGGGAAAACGTCGATCGATGTCTCCCGCGAGGGGGGAACCTGGAAGAGCACGGTTCCGATCACCTTGCCGGCCAA is a window encoding:
- a CDS encoding glycine zipper domain-containing protein; the encoded protein is MRKILCVGVAWAFLWAVLPGCAGVDQTVRDNPKTTIGAGTGVLGGAVVGGLIGGKRGALIGGLLGGLTGGAIGHYLDQQEKDLAQTSQEYRYSPSQGTQLRIETVRANPTALSPGETVNINLTYAVLTPTADTQILVRENREIFLNGNSVGKTSIDVSREGGTWKSTVPITLPANAAPGNYRVLASVESRTAATAHQETTFKVNP
- a CDS encoding DUF296 domain-containing protein encodes the protein MRYKAGKVGRVVLARFDHGEQVVSSLTALCATEGISSGWFFLFGAIRGGRMVAGPREATLPPDPVWQEFTDPFEIVGMGSIAAGDGPPSIHLHSSLGRGKEVLTGCIRKEGEVFIVIEAMILEISGIRTARSLDERSGLELLTLE
- a CDS encoding MBL fold metallo-hydrolase, which gives rise to MSSGFAVRPLRSGSSGNLMIVEHAGTVLLVDAGLPSQRGLVQALSEGGYTWEDIDAVLVSHLHGDHIHPSAVACCARHEVPILLHEENVRPFSRRILPRSALSGPVCTFDSTEFAVGAIRVRPFPVPHDAVGVTCGFLFTGRGAGREIRVAVATDLGHGGNGLFEEFVDSDLILIESNYDPGMLAASSRMDRTRVDSEVGHLSNEQAGKFLARVMLESRTLPQAVVLCHLSADHNTPGKAVGAVREILTRYGFGRVPVHAARRHGPSPRFLAVDMPRR